From a region of the Bradysia coprophila strain Holo2 chromosome X unlocalized genomic scaffold, BU_Bcop_v1 contig_173, whole genome shotgun sequence genome:
- the LOC119068192 gene encoding protein fork head-like, with product MINSQTKISHNCDRIEMQKLYPESSTSLSGGGNMSPMASTYSMNAMGMSVGGMSTPSQGGFPNSVLTANGISGVTAASLNSMNGNCMTNGSMGYGSMSSPMGACNMPLGPISGMSGYTSVGPMPSARDLGEAGSPNSMILQRSRVEKPSSYRRSYTHAKPPYSYISLISLAINHSPHKMLTLSEIYQFIMDNYQFYRQNQQRWQNSIRHSLSFNDCFVKVPRTPDKPGKGSFWTLHPESGNMFENGCFLRRQKRFKDDRKENIRSHHKSPSHSIEAASPGKKDSPHHHHDDHHHNLHRDSQHKSGDAHITGKDAETLAMLHASAELCLGQQSHNQHASHHSQLQQEELSVMVNRYHPQLLDYHSMHHLKQEPTGYTPSNHPFSINRLLPTESKADLKMYDMSQYAGYNTLSPLSNSHAALNQESYYQSLGYHSTPATSSSL from the coding sequence ATGATCAACTCACAAACGAAAATATCTCACAATTGCGATCGaattgaaatgcaaaaattgtatCCTGAATCTTCGACCAGCTTATCAGGTGGAGGCAACATGAGTCCGATGGCATCAACATACAGTATGAACGCAATGGGTATGTCAGTTGGTGGTATGTCCACACCGTCGCAAGGAGGATTTCCGAACAGTGTTTTAACAGCCAACGGTATTAGTGGTGTCACTGCAGCTAGTTTAAATTCGATGAATGGTAATTGTATGACCAATGGCTCTATGGGCTATGGGTCGATGAGTTCACCAATGGGAGCTTGCAATATGCCGTTGGGACCAATTAGTGGAATGAGTGGATACACATCCGTCGGGCCGATGCCATCGGCTAGAGACTTAGGTGAGGCTGGTTCACCGAATTCAATGATATTACAACGTTCGAGGGTAGAAAAACCTTCATCCTACCGACGCAGTTATACTCACGCTAAACCACCATATTCTTATATATCGTTAATATCATTGGCGATCAATCACAGTCCTCATAAGATGCTTACATTATCCGAAATCTATCAATTCATCATGGACAACTACCAGTTCTATAGACAAAATCAGCAAAGGTGGCAAAACTCGATACGACACTCATTAAGCTTCAACGATTGCTTCGTCAAGGTGCCGCGAACACCGGACAAGCCTGGTAAAGGTTCATTTTGGACATTGCATCCCGAATCGGGCAATATGTTTGAAAATGGTTGCTTTCTCCGACGGCAAAAAAGGTTCAAAGATgaccgaaaagaaaatattcgttcGCATCATAAAAGTCCGTCGCATAGCATTGAGGCCGCCAGTCCCGGCAAGAAAGACTCTCCGCATCATCATCACGACGACCATCACCACAACCTACACCGAGACTCTCAACACAAAAGCGGTGACGCACATATAACCGGCAAGGATGCCGAAACGCTGGCCATGCTACACGCAAGTGCCGAATTGTGCCTTGGACAACAGTCACACAATCAACATGCGTCGCATCATTCACAATTACAACAGGAAGAGCTGTCGGTGATGGTAAACCGATACCATCCACAATTGTTGGATTATCATTCCATGCACCATTTGAAACAGGAACCAACCGGATACACCCCATCAAACCatccattttcaataaatcgaCTCCTACCAACTGAATCGAAAGCCGATTTGAAAATGTACGACATGAGCCAATATGCCGGATACAATACACTTAGTCCATTATCGAATTCACATGCAGCCTTAAATCAAGAGTCCTATTATCAGAGTTTAGGTTATCATTCCACACCAGCCACATCCAGCAGCTTGTGA
- the LOC119068191 gene encoding protein fork head — MQKLYPESSVAASMPGGGNMSPLAATYSSMNAMGMSVGGMTSVSPQSAGFGSSVLSSNGMSGVSASMNPMSSNCMTGGSMGYGSMGSPLSNMGSCNMGIGPMTSMSGYASVGAMSSGRDLGDGGSPNSSVLQRSRVEKPSSYRRSYTHAKPPYSYISLITLAIQNNPHKMLTLSEIYQFIMDLFPFYRQNQQRWQNSIRHSLSFNDCFVKVPRTPDKPGKGSFWTLHPESGNMFENGCYLRRQKRFKDEKREHIRSIHKSPSDSIESSSPSKKDSSHHDDHHTHRDSHKNAESHMSNMLVAHSKDAEALAMLHSAPELCLGQQSHGQHSSHHSQLQQEELSAMVNRCHPSLLSDYHSMHHLKQEPTGYTPSHHPFSITRLLPTESKADIKMYDMSQYAGYNTLSPLPNSHAALGQDSYYQSLGYHAPTGTTSL; from the coding sequence atgcaaaaattgtatCCGGAATCGTCGGTGGCGGCAAGTATGCCGGGTGGAGGCAATATGAGCCCATTGGCGGCCACATACAGCAGTATGAATGCAATGGGAATGTCTGTTGGCGGTATGACGTCCGTATCGCCACAATCTGCTGGATTTGGCAGCAGTGTTCTAAGTTCGAATGGAATGTCAGGTGTGTCGGCTAGTATGAACCCAATGTCAAGTAATTGTATGACTGGTGGATCGATGGGATACGGTTCGATGGGCTCGCCGCTAAGTAATATGGGATCATGTAATATGGGCATCGGACCAATGACGTCGATGAGTGGATATGCATCGGTTGGAGCGATGAGCTCTGGGAGGGATTTGGGTGACGGTGGGTCGCCAAACTCATCCGTTTTGCAGAGATCTAGAGTGGAAAAGCCATCATCATATAGACGAAGTTATACGCATGCTAAGCCACCATATTCGTATATTTCACTCATAACACTAGCTATACAAAACAACCCGCACAAAATGCTTACTCTATCCGAAATTTATCAGTTCATCATGGATCTGTTTCCGTTCTAtagacaaaatcaacaaagatGGCAGAATTCAATAAGACACTCATTAAGCTTCAACGATTGCTTCGTAAAAGTTCCTAGAACACCAGATAAGCCCGGAAAGGGTTCATTCTGGACGCTTCATCCAGAATCGGGTAATATGTTCGAAAATGGATGTTATCTAAGACGGCAGAAACGCTTTAAAGATGAGAAACGAGAGCACATCCGATCGATTCACAAAAGTCCTTCAGATAGCATTGAATCATCTAGTCCAAGCAAGAAGGACTCATCCCACCATGATGACCATCATACTCATCgtgattcacacaaaaacgCCGAATCTCATATGTCGAATATGCTGGTGGCACACAGTAAAGATGCCGAAGCATTAGCTATGCTTCATTCCGCTCCAGAATTATGTTTAGGCCAACAGTCGCACGGACAACACAGCTCGCATCATTCTCAATTACAACAAGAGGAACTGTCCGCCATGGTCAATCGTTGTCATCCATCGCTGCTAAGCGATTATCATTCCATGCACCATTTGAAACAAGAACCAACTGGATACACGCCATCGCATCATCCGTTTTCGATTACACGGCTTCTGCCGACGGAATCGAAAGCCGACATTAAAATGTACGATATGAGTCAATATGCCGGATACAACACGCTTAGTCCATTACCGAATTCACATGCTGCCTTAGGACAGGATTCGTATTATCAAAGTTTAGGTTATCATGCGCCAACCGGCACGACGAGCTTGTGA